A stretch of the Luteimonas sp. JM171 genome encodes the following:
- a CDS encoding SulP family inorganic anion transporter, with translation MKPNREYLKLFEPKLVTAFRAGYGWNDLRADAVAGLTVAIVALPLAMALAIASGTTPDKGISTAIIAGFLISALGGSRVQIGGPTAAFIPVVFVVIERFGYGGLILCTLMAGMMLIAAGLLRLGTLMRYMPQPVITGFTAGIAVTIFTSQIADALGLRVEGVPGDFIGRWTVYIQHLATTQPAAVALTVLGLAVIIALRRWRPNWPGFLIALLVCTGLALALGMPAETIGTRFGNLPTALPEFAIPHFPVDRIFELLPSAFTIAFLAGVESLLSAVVADGMIGGRHRSNGELVAQGVANMGSALFGGLPATGAIARTATNVRAGARSPMSGILHAVFLLVFMLALAPLMGYVPLAALAAVLLVVAWNMSERENFRATMSAPIGDRVVLLLTFGLTVFFDLTVAIQAGVVVAALVFMYRMSESVEVSSGIRTFDDDLYRHGSSQLSEGEQRKLLPRGVEAYQVTGPLFFGAANRLDSLLDRLYETPKVFIVRMRLVPFIDASGVHAIKTLAERCQRKGIVLIISGLQDQPNRILASMQLQERPGELYFAHDFHAAVKIAGSLVEPRDTPGA, from the coding sequence ATGAAGCCCAACCGCGAATACCTGAAGCTGTTCGAACCCAAGCTCGTCACCGCCTTCCGCGCGGGCTACGGCTGGAATGACCTGCGCGCGGATGCCGTGGCCGGGCTCACCGTGGCCATCGTCGCCCTGCCGCTGGCGATGGCGCTGGCGATCGCCAGCGGGACCACCCCGGACAAGGGCATTTCCACCGCCATCATCGCCGGCTTCCTGATCTCGGCGCTGGGCGGATCGCGGGTACAGATCGGCGGGCCCACCGCGGCCTTCATCCCGGTCGTGTTCGTGGTGATCGAGCGCTTCGGCTATGGCGGCCTCATCCTGTGCACGCTGATGGCCGGGATGATGCTCATCGCCGCCGGCCTGCTGCGGCTGGGCACGTTGATGCGCTACATGCCGCAGCCGGTCATCACCGGATTCACCGCCGGCATCGCCGTCACCATCTTCACCAGCCAGATCGCCGATGCGCTTGGCCTGCGGGTGGAGGGCGTGCCCGGCGACTTCATCGGCCGCTGGACGGTGTACATCCAGCACCTGGCCACCACCCAGCCCGCCGCGGTGGCGCTCACGGTGCTGGGGCTGGCCGTGATCATCGCGCTGCGCCGCTGGCGCCCCAACTGGCCGGGCTTCCTGATCGCCCTGCTCGTCTGCACCGGCCTGGCGCTGGCGCTGGGGATGCCGGCGGAAACCATCGGTACCCGCTTTGGCAACCTGCCCACCGCGCTGCCCGAATTCGCCATCCCGCACTTCCCGGTCGACCGCATCTTCGAGCTGCTGCCCAGCGCCTTCACCATCGCTTTCCTTGCAGGCGTTGAATCCCTGCTCTCGGCCGTCGTCGCCGACGGCATGATCGGCGGGCGCCACCGCTCCAATGGCGAACTGGTGGCCCAGGGCGTGGCCAACATGGGCTCGGCGCTGTTCGGCGGGCTGCCGGCCACCGGCGCAATCGCACGCACCGCCACCAACGTGCGGGCCGGCGCGCGCTCGCCGATGTCCGGCATCCTGCACGCGGTTTTCCTGCTGGTGTTCATGCTGGCCTTGGCGCCGCTGATGGGTTACGTGCCGCTGGCCGCGCTGGCGGCGGTGCTGCTGGTGGTGGCCTGGAACATGAGCGAGAGGGAAAACTTCCGCGCCACCATGTCGGCGCCGATCGGCGACCGCGTGGTGCTGCTGCTGACCTTCGGCCTGACAGTGTTCTTCGACCTCACCGTGGCCATCCAGGCCGGCGTGGTGGTGGCGGCGCTGGTGTTCATGTACCGGATGTCGGAGTCGGTGGAGGTGAGCTCGGGCATCCGCACCTTCGACGACGATCTCTACCGCCACGGCAGCAGCCAGCTTTCCGAGGGCGAACAGCGCAAGCTGCTGCCCCGGGGCGTGGAGGCCTACCAGGTGACCGGCCCGCTCTTCTTTGGCGCCGCCAATCGCCTGGACAGCCTGCTCGACCGGCTCTACGAGACGCCCAAGGTGTTCATCGTGCGGATGCGCCTGGTGCCCTTCATCGACGCCAGCGGCGTGCACGCGATCAAGACCCTGGCCGAGCGCTGCCAGCGCAAGGGCATCGTGCTCATCATCTCCGGCCTGCAGGACCAGCCCAACCGGATCCTCGCCAGCATGCAGCTGCAGGAGCGACCGGGCGAGCTGTACTTCGCCCACGACTTCCACGCCGCGGTGAAAATCGCCGGCTCGCTGGTGGAGCCGCGCGACACGCCGGGCGCGTAA
- a CDS encoding helix-turn-helix domain-containing protein, translated as MISPGQLRAARALLGIDQRSLAALAGVSLPTIQRMEASDGDVRGAISTLTKVVEALDAAGVELIANDQPSQGRGRGVRLKEPTQSK; from the coding sequence ATGATCTCGCCCGGACAATTGCGCGCCGCGCGCGCCCTGCTTGGCATTGACCAGCGCTCCCTTGCCGCCCTGGCAGGCGTCTCCCTGCCCACCATCCAGCGCATGGAGGCCAGCGACGGCGATGTGCGCGGGGCCATCAGCACGCTGACCAAGGTGGTGGAAGCGCTGGACGCTGCCGGCGTGGAACTCATTGCCAATGACCAGCCCAGCCAGGGGCGGGGCCGGGGCGTGCGCCTGAAGGAGCCGACCCAGTCCAAATGA
- a CDS encoding PhoH family protein, translating into MTKGKRVYVLDTNVLMHDPTALFKFEEHDVYLPMQVIEELDNGKKGMSESSRNARQVSRFINELIEQQGSDRIASGLRLSHPAGLQLRGAESIGCLRFQTTVPKEDQASFGAVAPDNRILGAILALRAEEAGTPVVFVSKDINLRIKAAIAGIPSEDYEHDRALDDFSLLYTGATALPQDFWQRHGKDLKSWTDKGRTFYELDMAGDDDWHPNQFLYLPGDEQAEFRVVRVEGGKATLQIVDDYRSNQHAVWGIMARNREQNFALNALMDPEIDFVTLLGTAGTGKTLLALAAGLAQTMDQQRYREIIMTRATVSVGEDIGFLPGTEEEKMTPWMGALTDNLEVLTHNQEGGSWGRQATNDLLASRIKIRSLNFMRGRTFLSRWMILDEAQNLTPKQMKTLITRAGPGTKIVCLGNVEQIDTPYLTETTSGLTYAVDRFKAWEHSAHVTLRRGERSRLADYASETM; encoded by the coding sequence ATGACCAAAGGCAAGCGCGTGTACGTGCTGGACACCAATGTCCTGATGCACGACCCGACGGCGCTGTTCAAGTTCGAGGAGCACGATGTCTACCTGCCGATGCAGGTCATCGAGGAGCTGGACAACGGCAAGAAGGGGATGTCCGAGTCCTCGCGCAACGCGCGCCAGGTCAGCCGCTTCATCAACGAACTGATCGAGCAGCAGGGCTCGGACCGGATCGCCTCGGGCCTGCGGCTGAGCCACCCGGCCGGCCTGCAGCTGCGCGGCGCCGAGAGCATCGGTTGCCTGCGCTTCCAGACCACAGTGCCGAAGGAGGACCAGGCGTCGTTCGGCGCGGTCGCACCGGACAACCGGATCCTCGGCGCCATCCTGGCCCTGCGCGCGGAGGAAGCCGGCACGCCGGTGGTGTTCGTGTCCAAGGACATCAACCTGCGCATCAAGGCGGCGATCGCCGGCATCCCCAGCGAGGACTACGAGCACGACCGGGCCCTGGACGACTTCAGCCTGCTCTACACGGGCGCCACCGCGCTCCCGCAGGACTTCTGGCAGCGCCATGGCAAGGACCTCAAGTCGTGGACAGACAAGGGCCGCACGTTCTACGAACTGGACATGGCCGGGGACGACGACTGGCACCCCAACCAGTTCCTGTACCTGCCCGGCGACGAGCAGGCCGAGTTCCGGGTGGTCCGCGTTGAGGGCGGCAAGGCAACGCTGCAGATCGTCGACGACTACCGCAGCAACCAGCACGCGGTGTGGGGGATCATGGCCCGCAACCGAGAGCAGAATTTCGCGCTCAACGCGCTGATGGACCCGGAGATCGACTTCGTCACCCTGCTGGGCACCGCGGGCACCGGCAAGACCCTGCTGGCGCTGGCGGCCGGCCTGGCCCAGACCATGGACCAGCAGCGCTACCGCGAGATCATCATGACCCGGGCCACGGTGAGCGTGGGCGAGGACATCGGCTTCCTCCCCGGCACCGAAGAGGAAAAAATGACGCCCTGGATGGGCGCCCTCACCGACAACCTGGAAGTGCTCACCCACAACCAGGAGGGCGGCAGCTGGGGCCGCCAGGCCACCAACGACCTGCTCGCCAGCCGGATCAAGATCCGCTCGCTCAACTTCATGCGCGGGCGTACCTTCCTCAGCCGCTGGATGATCCTGGACGAGGCCCAGAACCTCACGCCCAAGCAGATGAAAACCCTGATCACCCGCGCCGGCCCGGGCACCAAGATCGTGTGCCTGGGCAACGTGGAGCAGATCGACACGCCCTATCTCACGGAGACCACCTCCGGGCTGACCTATGCGGTGGACCGATTCAAGGCCTGGGAGCACAGCGCCCACGTGACGCTTCGGCGCGGTGAGCGCTCGCGCCTGGCAGACTACGCCTCCGAAACGATGTAA
- a CDS encoding peroxiredoxin — protein sequence MNEGDTLDPATLDLPLQLSGGATATLRDYAGQWLVLYFYPKDSTPGCTTEGLDFNALLPEFKRLEASVLGVSRDSVKSHDNFCAKQGFKFPLVSDSDEALCRAFDVIKEKNMYGRKVMGIERSTFLLDPEHRIATAWRKVRVPGHADAVLEALKAAQAQ from the coding sequence TTGAACGAAGGCGACACGCTGGACCCCGCAACCCTCGACCTGCCCCTGCAGCTTTCCGGCGGTGCCACCGCCACCCTCCGCGATTACGCCGGCCAGTGGCTGGTGCTGTACTTCTATCCAAAGGATTCCACGCCCGGCTGCACCACCGAGGGCCTGGACTTCAACGCGCTGCTGCCGGAGTTCAAGCGCTTGGAGGCTTCGGTGCTCGGCGTCTCGCGCGACTCGGTCAAGTCGCACGACAACTTCTGCGCAAAGCAGGGGTTCAAGTTCCCCCTGGTCAGCGACAGCGACGAGGCCCTGTGCCGCGCGTTCGACGTGATCAAGGAAAAGAACATGTACGGGCGCAAGGTGATGGGCATCGAACGCAGCACGTTTCTGCTCGACCCGGAACACCGGATCGCCACCGCATGGCGCAAGGTCCGCGTACCCGGGCACGCCGATGCCGTGCTTGAGGCATTGAAGGCGGCCCAGGCCCAGTGA
- a CDS encoding glycine cleavage system protein R → MSADAALTESDPAPRPAPNENHLIINAYTTHPQSPLLAVSRRIADSGCNLVDARLSTVGRDVSVTALAIGSWDAVAKLEAMLTRLDREEGMKLVWYRTGPKALQSNLLPYIVEVIAADKPGILFQLADFFDRQGITIESLHSSRYQAMQTGADMFSAQITIGVPSDMHIAALRDDFLEFCDHLNLDAIMDPMKF, encoded by the coding sequence ATCTCCGCGGACGCCGCCTTGACCGAATCCGATCCAGCTCCCAGGCCTGCGCCGAACGAGAACCACCTGATCATCAACGCCTACACGACGCATCCCCAGTCACCGCTGCTGGCGGTGAGCCGGCGCATCGCCGACAGCGGGTGCAACCTGGTGGATGCGCGCCTGTCCACGGTGGGCCGCGACGTCTCGGTGACGGCGCTGGCCATCGGCTCCTGGGACGCGGTGGCCAAGCTCGAGGCCATGCTCACGCGGCTCGATCGCGAAGAAGGCATGAAGCTGGTGTGGTACCGCACCGGCCCCAAGGCTCTGCAGTCCAACCTGCTGCCGTACATCGTTGAAGTGATCGCGGCCGACAAGCCGGGCATCCTGTTCCAGCTGGCGGATTTCTTCGACCGCCAGGGCATCACCATCGAAAGCCTGCACTCCTCGCGCTACCAGGCGATGCAGACCGGCGCCGACATGTTCTCCGCCCAGATCACCATCGGCGTGCCGTCGGACATGCACATTGCCGCCCTGCGCGACGACTTCCTCGAGTTCTGCGACCACCTCAACCTCGATGCGATCATGGACCCCATGAAGTTCTGA
- the dapA gene encoding 4-hydroxy-tetrahydrodipicolinate synthase, producing the protein MQLSGSITALATPFTVAGEIDLDAWRRLLERQLEAGTSALVVAGSTGEAASLHEPEFDLLLRTAVEVAAGRVPVLAGTGQSSTAHTIERTRRAGGLGADAALVVTPPYVRPTQAGLAAHFRAVADDGALPVLLYNVPPRTGCDLLPETVAELAGHGRILGIKEARSEPERMGALVALAGESFVVLSGDDPTAARAMLAGADGVISVVSNVVPVAMRLLCQRARAGDEAGAGDLDGQLRPLYEFAGIEPNPIPVKALLARIGIGHGLRLPLTTLSRSHDAQAGCIHALAAQIEQTCRDTLAA; encoded by the coding sequence TTGCAACTCTCCGGCAGCATCACCGCGCTTGCGACGCCGTTCACCGTCGCTGGCGAGATCGACCTCGACGCCTGGCGCCGGCTGCTGGAACGGCAGCTGGAGGCGGGCACCTCCGCCCTTGTGGTTGCCGGATCCACCGGCGAGGCGGCGTCGCTGCACGAGCCCGAGTTCGACCTGCTGCTGCGGACCGCGGTGGAAGTGGCTGCGGGCCGGGTTCCGGTGCTTGCGGGCACTGGCCAGTCGAGCACCGCGCATACCATCGAGCGCACGCGCCGCGCGGGCGGCCTGGGCGCCGACGCCGCGCTGGTGGTCACGCCTCCCTATGTGCGGCCCACCCAGGCCGGGCTGGCCGCCCATTTCCGCGCCGTGGCCGACGATGGCGCGCTGCCGGTGCTGCTTTACAACGTGCCCCCGCGCACGGGCTGCGACCTGCTGCCGGAGACGGTGGCGGAGCTTGCCGGCCACGGGCGCATCCTCGGCATCAAGGAAGCGCGGAGCGAACCGGAAAGGATGGGCGCCCTGGTTGCGCTTGCGGGAGAGTCCTTCGTGGTGCTCAGCGGCGACGACCCCACGGCGGCGCGTGCCATGCTGGCCGGGGCGGATGGCGTGATCTCCGTGGTTTCCAACGTGGTGCCTGTGGCGATGCGGCTGCTGTGCCAGCGCGCCCGGGCCGGTGACGAAGCCGGGGCAGGGGATCTGGATGGGCAGCTGCGCCCCCTCTACGAATTTGCCGGCATCGAGCCCAATCCGATCCCGGTCAAGGCACTGCTGGCGCGCATTGGCATCGGCCACGGCCTGCGCCTGCCCCTGACCACGCTCTCGCGCTCACACGATGCCCAGGCCGGGTGCATCCACGCCCTGGCCGCACAAATCGAACAGACCTGCCGCGATACACTCGCGGCCTGA
- the fdxA gene encoding ferredoxin FdxA, which yields MTFVVTENCIKCKYTDCVEVCPVDCFHEGPNFLVIDPDECIDCTLCEPECPIGAIYPEDDVPAGQEAFIELNAELSKEWPVITVKKDGPPDAKDWEGKPGKLKYLER from the coding sequence ATGACTTTCGTCGTCACCGAGAACTGCATCAAGTGCAAGTACACCGATTGCGTCGAGGTGTGCCCGGTCGACTGTTTCCACGAAGGTCCCAACTTCCTGGTCATCGACCCGGATGAGTGCATCGACTGCACCCTGTGCGAGCCCGAGTGCCCGATTGGCGCGATCTACCCGGAGGACGACGTGCCCGCCGGGCAGGAAGCCTTCATCGAGCTCAACGCCGAGCTCTCCAAGGAGTGGCCGGTGATCACCGTCAAGAAGGACGGCCCACCCGACGCCAAGGACTGGGAAGGCAAACCGGGCAAGCTCAAGTACCTGGAGCGCTGA
- the pcnB gene encoding polynucleotide adenylyltransferase PcnB produces the protein MPIPNDPHAVPKLRRIPRDSHPISRKDISSAALRVLYRLREGGHEAHLVGGAVRDLLVGLKPKDFDVATDATPEQVKALFRNCRLIGRRFRLAHVVFGREIIEVATFRANVDDGSGDRQQHEDGMLLRDNIYGTIEEDAVRRDFTANALYYAIEDFSVRDYVGGFDDVQARVLRLIGDPEQRYREDPVRMLRAVRLAAKLGFRIEEGTAAPIPHLAHLLGEAAPARLFEECLKMFLSGHAEKSFLGLEGHGLLPALFPESAAALAANRSGALRRMVIAGLRNTDERVAAEEPVSPAFLFALLLWPAYCRALMALQAQDVQPAEAQRRAADRVTVHQLDTVALPRRFSIPMQEIWLLQSRFPLRQRKRVMRTLAHPRFRAAFDFLMLRQSASDEHAADVEFWREAQEDPDLAIAAHPPGEDAARPPPRRRRRRRRPSGQG, from the coding sequence ATGCCAATACCGAACGACCCCCACGCCGTGCCCAAGCTGCGCAGGATCCCGCGCGACAGCCACCCCATCTCGCGCAAGGACATCAGCTCCGCGGCGCTGCGCGTGCTGTACCGCCTGCGCGAGGGCGGCCATGAAGCCCATCTGGTGGGCGGCGCAGTGCGCGACCTGCTGGTTGGGCTGAAGCCCAAGGACTTCGACGTCGCCACCGATGCCACGCCCGAACAGGTCAAGGCGCTGTTCCGGAATTGCCGGCTGATCGGCCGCCGGTTCCGGCTGGCGCACGTGGTGTTCGGCCGCGAGATCATCGAAGTCGCGACCTTCCGGGCCAACGTCGACGACGGCAGCGGCGACCGCCAGCAGCACGAGGACGGCATGCTGCTGCGCGACAACATTTACGGGACCATCGAGGAAGACGCGGTGCGCCGCGACTTCACCGCCAACGCCCTGTACTACGCCATCGAGGATTTCTCGGTCCGCGACTACGTGGGCGGCTTCGACGACGTCCAGGCGCGCGTGCTGCGGCTGATCGGCGATCCCGAGCAGCGTTACCGCGAGGATCCGGTGCGCATGCTCCGCGCGGTGCGGCTGGCGGCCAAGCTGGGCTTCCGGATCGAGGAAGGCACCGCCGCCCCGATCCCGCACCTGGCCCATTTGCTGGGCGAGGCCGCCCCGGCGCGGCTGTTCGAGGAATGCCTGAAGATGTTCCTCTCCGGCCATGCCGAGAAGAGTTTCCTGGGATTGGAAGGCCACGGCTTGTTGCCGGCGCTGTTCCCCGAGTCCGCCGCGGCGCTGGCGGCGAACCGCAGCGGGGCGCTGCGCCGGATGGTGATCGCGGGCTTGCGCAACACCGATGAACGCGTTGCCGCCGAAGAACCCGTGTCGCCGGCGTTCCTCTTCGCACTGCTGCTGTGGCCGGCCTATTGCCGGGCGCTGATGGCGCTGCAGGCGCAGGATGTCCAGCCCGCCGAAGCCCAGCGCCGCGCGGCCGACCGGGTCACCGTGCACCAGCTGGATACCGTGGCGCTGCCGCGCCGGTTTTCCATCCCCATGCAGGAAATCTGGCTGCTGCAGTCGCGCTTCCCCCTGCGCCAGCGCAAGCGGGTGATGCGCACCCTGGCGCACCCGCGCTTCCGCGCCGCGTTCGATTTCCTGATGCTGCGCCAGAGTGCCTCGGACGAACACGCCGCTGACGTGGAGTTCTGGCGCGAGGCGCAGGAGGACCCGGACCTGGCCATTGCCGCGCATCCGCCCGGCGAGGATGCCGCCCGGCCTCCGCCGCGCCGCCGGCGCCGGCGCCGGCGCCCTTCCGGCCAGGGATGA
- the folK gene encoding 2-amino-4-hydroxy-6-hydroxymethyldihydropteridine diphosphokinase produces the protein MNSPAIAAVGLGGNVGDSARVLGQAFEALAGLPQTRLLATSALYRTPAWGLEDQADFVNAVAALETALEPAALLGHLFAIERRFGRVRAADGSDRWGPRTLDLDILLHGEAVIDEPGLRIPHPRLHERAFALVPLLDVLPEAVIPGVGPAREALAAVDAGGVRRLHRPRP, from the coding sequence ATGAACAGCCCCGCCATCGCCGCCGTGGGCCTGGGCGGCAACGTGGGCGACAGCGCGCGGGTGCTTGGGCAGGCCTTCGAGGCGCTCGCCGGCCTGCCGCAGACCCGCCTGCTGGCCACATCCGCCCTGTACCGCACGCCGGCCTGGGGGCTGGAGGACCAGGCGGACTTCGTGAATGCCGTGGCGGCGCTGGAGACCGCACTGGAGCCCGCCGCGCTGCTTGGCCACCTGTTTGCCATCGAGCGCCGATTCGGGCGCGTGCGGGCGGCCGACGGCAGCGATCGCTGGGGCCCGCGCACGCTTGACCTGGACATCCTGTTGCATGGTGAAGCGGTGATCGACGAGCCCGGCCTGCGAATCCCGCACCCGCGCCTGCACGAGCGCGCTTTCGCCCTGGTGCCGCTGCTGGATGTGCTTCCGGAGGCGGTGATTCCCGGCGTGGGGCCCGCCCGGGAGGCTCTGGCCGCAGTGGATGCCGGCGGCGTGCGGCGGCTCCACCGCCCGCGCCCCTGA
- the panB gene encoding 3-methyl-2-oxobutanoate hydroxymethyltransferase, producing the protein MSTSPRPVSVPDLAAARSEGRKLAMLTCYDAGFARTLDAAGVDLVLVGDSLGMVVQGRSSTLPVTMDDMVYHTRCVAAGLSRALLVSDLSFQADATPARALEASTRLLQAGATMVKLEGAGHKMETIAWLVEREIPVCAHLGLTPQSVLRFGGFKVQGRGESAAERLRAEARGVAEAGAALLVLEGVPADLAATITAESSIPTIGIGAGPQCDGQVLVLHDMLGLDAGVRRPKFVKDFLAEGGSVAGAVEAYVAAVRDGSFPGPEHSYA; encoded by the coding sequence ATGAGTACTTCCCCACGCCCCGTTTCCGTTCCCGATCTTGCCGCCGCCCGCAGCGAGGGCCGCAAGCTGGCCATGCTCACCTGCTACGACGCCGGGTTCGCCCGCACCCTGGACGCCGCCGGCGTGGACCTGGTGCTGGTGGGCGATTCGCTCGGGATGGTGGTGCAGGGCCGCAGCTCAACCCTGCCGGTGACCATGGACGACATGGTCTACCACACCCGTTGCGTGGCCGCGGGGCTGTCGCGCGCGCTGCTCGTCTCGGACCTGTCTTTCCAGGCAGATGCCACGCCGGCCAGGGCACTGGAGGCGTCCACGCGCCTGCTCCAGGCCGGCGCCACCATGGTCAAACTGGAAGGGGCAGGGCACAAGATGGAAACCATCGCCTGGCTGGTGGAGCGCGAGATCCCGGTCTGCGCGCACCTGGGGCTCACCCCGCAGTCGGTGCTGCGCTTTGGCGGCTTCAAGGTGCAGGGGCGGGGCGAGAGCGCCGCCGAACGGCTTCGCGCGGAGGCGCGCGGCGTGGCCGAGGCCGGCGCGGCGCTGCTCGTGCTGGAAGGCGTGCCCGCCGACCTGGCGGCCACCATTACCGCGGAAAGCTCCATCCCCACCATCGGCATCGGCGCCGGCCCGCAGTGTGACGGCCAGGTGCTGGTGCTGCACGACATGCTGGGCCTGGACGCCGGCGTGCGCCGGCCGAAGTTCGTCAAGGATTTCCTTGCCGAGGGCGGCTCCGTGGCTGGCGCCGTGGAGGCGTACGTGGCGGCGGTCCGGGACGGGTCGTTCCCCGGCCCCGAGCATTCCTACGCCTGA
- the panC gene encoding pantoate--beta-alanine ligase, with protein MIKTVGQLGELRARVARWKRDGLRVGLVPTMGNLHAGHYSLVELARRHADRVVASVFVNPTQFGPGEDFDRYPRTPDEDAAGLESAGCDLLWLPPVEAMYPFGPGNAVQVRVPGVTGVLEGARRPGHFDGVATVVSRLFNQVQPDVAAFGRKDYQQLAVVRYMVRDLAFPIELLAGETVREADGLAMSSRNRYLSPAERAAAPEIHRTLHAMREGVRAGQAMREVEAGAAERLAAAGFDVDYAIVRTHELAEPVPGHRGDLVALVAARLGSTRLIDNLEFSNAADGS; from the coding sequence ATGATCAAGACCGTTGGACAGCTGGGCGAACTGCGCGCGCGCGTCGCGCGGTGGAAGCGCGATGGCCTGCGGGTCGGACTGGTGCCCACGATGGGCAACCTGCATGCAGGCCACTATTCGCTGGTGGAACTGGCCCGCCGCCACGCCGACCGCGTGGTGGCGAGCGTCTTCGTCAATCCCACCCAGTTCGGGCCGGGCGAGGACTTCGACCGCTATCCGCGCACGCCTGATGAGGACGCGGCGGGGCTGGAATCCGCAGGCTGCGACCTGCTGTGGCTGCCGCCGGTGGAGGCGATGTATCCGTTTGGCCCCGGCAACGCCGTGCAGGTGCGGGTGCCTGGCGTCACCGGGGTGCTCGAAGGCGCCCGCCGCCCTGGCCACTTCGACGGCGTGGCCACGGTGGTCTCGCGCCTGTTCAACCAGGTGCAGCCCGACGTGGCGGCGTTCGGACGCAAGGATTACCAGCAGCTGGCCGTGGTGCGCTACATGGTGCGCGACCTGGCGTTCCCCATCGAGCTGCTGGCGGGCGAGACGGTCCGCGAGGCTGACGGGCTGGCCATGAGCTCACGCAACCGCTATCTGTCGCCCGCCGAACGTGCCGCGGCGCCGGAGATCCACCGGACCCTGCACGCGATGCGCGAGGGCGTGCGGGCAGGCCAGGCCATGCGGGAGGTGGAGGCCGGGGCCGCGGAACGGCTGGCGGCGGCCGGCTTCGACGTGGATTACGCGATCGTCCGCACGCACGAGCTGGCTGAGCCGGTTCCCGGGCATCGCGGCGACCTGGTGGCACTGGTCGCGGCGCGGCTGGGCAGCACCCGCCTGATCGACAACCTTGAGTTCTCCAACGCTGCTGACGGCAGCTGA
- the panD gene encoding aspartate 1-decarboxylase, giving the protein MQLTLLKAKIHRATVTHAELHYEGSCAIDGRLLDLSGIREYERIEIYNINNGERFATYAIRAEEGSGIISVNGAAAHKAQPGDLVIICAYGALDEAEVDKFKPTLVYVDGDNRLTHTNDSIPAQAA; this is encoded by the coding sequence ATGCAACTGACCCTGCTGAAAGCCAAGATCCACCGTGCCACGGTGACCCACGCCGAGCTGCACTACGAGGGCTCGTGCGCGATCGACGGCCGCCTGCTCGATCTCTCGGGCATCCGGGAGTACGAGCGGATCGAGATCTACAACATCAACAACGGCGAGCGGTTTGCAACCTATGCCATCCGCGCCGAGGAGGGCAGCGGCATCATCTCGGTCAACGGTGCCGCGGCGCACAAGGCCCAGCCCGGTGACCTGGTGATCATCTGTGCCTACGGGGCGCTGGACGAGGCCGAGGTGGACAAGTTCAAGCCCACGCTGGTCTACGTGGACGGCGACAACCGCCTGACCCACACCAACGATTCGATTCCCGCGCAGGCGGCGTGA